The following coding sequences are from one Triticum dicoccoides isolate Atlit2015 ecotype Zavitan chromosome 4A, WEW_v2.0, whole genome shotgun sequence window:
- the LOC119286227 gene encoding 60S ribosomal protein L8 — translation MGRVIRAQRKGAGSVFKSHTHHRKGPARFRSLDFGERNGYLKGVVTDVIHDPGRGAPLAKVTFRHPFRYKHQKELFVAAEGMYTGQFVYCGRRATLSVGNVLPLRSVPEGGVICNVEHHVGDRGVFARASGDYAIVISHNPDNGTSRIKLPSGAKKIVPSSCRAMIGQVAGGGRTEKPMLKAGNAYHKYRVKRNSWPKVRGVAMNPVEHPHGGGNHQHIGHASTVRRDAPPGQKVGLIAARRTGRLRGQAAASAAKADKAT, via the exons ATGGGTCGCGTGATCCGCGCTCAGCGTAAGGGTGCGGGCTCCGTCTTCAAGTCCCACACCCACCACCGCAAGGGCCCCGCCCGGTTCAGGTCGCTCGACTTCGGCGAGCGCAACGGGTACCTCAAGGGCGTCGTCACCGATGTCATCCACGACCCGGGGCGTGGTGCGCCGCTGGCCAAGGTGACCTTCcgccacccgttcaggtacaagcaCCAGAAGGAGCTCTTCGTCGCCGCCGAGGGTATGTACACCGGCCAGTTCGTCTACTGCGGACGCCGCGCCACGCTCTCCGTCGGCAACGTCCTCCCGCTCCGCTCCGTGCCTGAGGGAGGCGTCATCTGCAACGTCGAGCACCACGTCGGCGACCGTGGTGTCTTCGCCAGGGCCTCCGGTGACTACGCCATCGTCATCAGCCACAACCCCGACAACGGCACCTCAAG GATCAAGCTCCCCTCTGGCGCTAAGAAGATCGTCCCAAGCAGCTGTCGTGCCATGATTGGTCAGGTTGCTGGTGGTGGCAGGACTGAGAAGCCAATGCTGAAGGCTGGTAATGCCTACCACAAGTACCGTGTGAAGAGGAACTCCTGGCCTAAGGTGCGTGGTGTGGCCATGAACCCTGTTGAGCATCCCCACGGAGGAGGTAACCACCAGCATATTGGTCACGCCTCCACTGTCCGCCGTGATGCACCACCTGGCCAGAAGGTTGGTCTCATCGCTGCCAGGAGGACTGGTCGTCTCAGAGGCCAGGCTGCCGCCTCTGCTGCCAAGGCCGACAAGGCCACTTAG
- the LOC119286228 gene encoding uncharacterized protein LOC119286228 produces MATDSSCPVEFFHGGGGDGQWCSLGAAYAAVRVLRPQGHSLVMYTGPDDQPHQRILFAYPILPGDAFERLDGSTLSWAGQGSGDEFALCFRDEAACAAVCGAISPVTTALAALDDIADRLEGLRVAAADGGATAAGGDIACRLAQLSLARGP; encoded by the coding sequence ATGGCCACTGACTCTTCCTGCCCCGTCGAGTTcttccacggcggcggcggcgacggccaaTGGTGCAGCCTCGGCGCCGCCTACGCCGCCGTCCGGGTCCTCCGCCCGCAGGGCCACTCCCTCGTCATGTACACCGGTCCCGACGACCAGCCCCACCAGCGGATCCTCTTCGCATACCCGATCCTCCCTGGCGACGCCTTCGAGAGGCTGGACGGGTCCACGCTCTCCTGGGCGGGGCAAGGCTCCGGCGATGAGTTCGCTCTCTGCTTCCGCGACGAGGCCGCCTGCGCAGCGGTCTGCGGCGCCATCTCCCCGGTGACGACGGCGCTTGCAGCCCTGGACGACATCGCTGACAGGCTCGAGGGGTTGCGAGTGGCCGCGGCGGATGGGGGCGCCACCGCCGCCGGAGGGGACATCGCTTGTCGGCTCGCACAGCTTAGCTTAGCCCGCGGGCCATGA